The Coccidioides posadasii str. Silveira chromosome 5, complete sequence genome has a segment encoding these proteins:
- a CDS encoding uncharacterized protein (EggNog:ENOG410PKJQ~COG:G~TransMembrane:12 (i90-116o128-147i159-185o191-209i216-237o249-269i276-302o314-333i354-375o387-410i417-436o561-579i)~BUSCO:4512at33183): protein MAHSTDQRPHDGLSAESRCTVTDSVDLQDGQEKEVDGSLRGENISPSSSTVDSNDNAGEDDPAESPATQEQKNPLQLTPSQSERMNRKRVIAIMGALCLALFLAALDMTIISTALPTIAAQFDANETSYTWMASSYLLANAACLPLWGKLSDIWGRKIIVLLANVVFLVGSLICALANSLAMFLVGRALQGIGGGGVIILGQICVSDLFSARERPVYYAMFGAVWAVAGSLGPVIGGALTQEVTWRWCFYINLPVGGVSLIILLLWLNIESPKTPLVAGLQAIDWLGTLTIIGGTLMLLFGLEFGGITYPWDSATTICLIVFGIVVLALFGLVERRVAKYPIMPTALFESWSNICLLGVSWSQATCFIAGTYYLPIYFQTVLGVGPILSGVYILPQAIGLAVLSIAAAIVIRKTGQYLWIIRASALITTLGYGLFIDFKPYASWARIIIYQLISGIGIGPNFQAPLIAIQSAMRPSDVASATSTFGFMRQLSTSTSLVLGGVVFQNVMKQSAPKIRAALGPELAPAFLGTIAGTNIEKTHLLTEEQKRVVFGAYTHALSRLWIFYTCVAALGCLFSLGIKKTELSKKHEVTRTGLAEQERARQERLEAQREKKRLKAEKNGNGSEMKQEV, encoded by the exons ATGGCGCATTCCACAGATCAACGGCCGCATGATGGCCTTTCGGCTGAGTCTCGTTGCACCGTAACGGATAGTGTCGACCTTCAAGATGGGCAGGAGAAAGAGGTAGATGGTTCACTCCGAGGAGAAAACATATCGCCATCGTCATCGACAGTGGATTCAAACGACAACGCTGGCGAAGATGATCCTGCTGAATCGCCCGCAACGCAAGAACAAAAAAATCCGTTGCAACTAACACCTTCTCAAAGCGAGAGAATGAACAGGAAGCGGGTGATCGCGATTATGGGGGCATTATGC TTGGCGCTCTTCCTGGCAGCTTTAGACATG ACCATTATTTCCACTGCTCTGCCTACGATTGCTGCTCAGTTCGATGCCAATGAAACGTCTTATACGTGGATGGCTTCGTCATATCTCCTTGCTAATGCCGCATGTTTGCCGCTGTGGGGAAAGCTGAGCGACATCTGGGGCCGCAAAATTATCGTTCTCCTCGCAAATGTCGTGTTCCTCGTAGGTAGCTTGATTTGCGCCCTAGCGAACTCCCTTGCCATGTTTTTGGTCGGAAGAGCTCTGCAGGGTATCGGTGGTGGAGGTGTCATTATCTTGGGACAGATCTGCGTGAGTGACCTGTTCAGTGCGAG AGAACGGCCTGTTTATTACGCAATGTTTGGAGCTGTTTGGGCTGTTGCTGGCTCGCTTGGACCTGTGATTGGCGGTGCTTTAACTCAGGAAGTCACCTGGCGGTGGTGCTTTTATATCAACC TCCCCGTCGGTGGCGTCTCGCTCATAATTTTGCTCCTTTGGCTGAATATCGAGTCCCCAAAGACACCACTTGTAGCCGGCCTCCAAGCGATTGACTGGCTGGGGACCCTGACCATTATCGGCGGGACCCTGATGTTACTTTTTGGGTTGGAGTTTGGAGGAATCACGTACCCGTGGGACTCCGCCACGACTATTTGTTTAATCGTGTTTGGCATCGTCGTTTTGGCCCTCTTTGGGCTCGTTGAACGTAGAGTTGCCAAATACCCGATCATGCCCACTGCGCTTTTTGAGTCTTGGAGCAATATCTGCCTTCTTGGAGTCAGCTGGTCACAAGCCACCTGCTTCATCGCCGGAACATACTACTTACCAATCTACTTCCAAACCGTCCTCGGTGTCGGCCCCATTCTTAGCGGCGTATACATCCTTCCCCAAGCAATTGGCCTGGCCGTCCTCTCCATTGCAGCCGCCATAGTCATCCGCAAGACAGGTCAATACCTATGGATCATCCGCGCCAGCGCCCTCATCACGACACTCGGCTACGGCCTTTTCATCGACTTCAAACCGTACGCCTCCTGGGCACGCATCATCATCTACCAGCTCATCTCTGGCATCGGAATCGGCCCTAACTTCCAGGCCCCGCTCATCGCTATCCAATCAGCCATGAGGCCTTCCGACGTCGCTTCTGCAACATCGACCTTCGGGTTCATGCGCCAACTATCTACATCCACCTCCCTCGTGCTTGGTGGTGTCGTCTTCCAGAACGTAATGAAACAATCTGCTCCGAAAATTCGCGCCGCACTTGGCCCGGAACTAGCACCCGCGTTCCTGGGCACCATCGCGGGCACGAACATCGAGAAGACACACCTCCTCACCGAGGAGCAAAAACGCGTTGTATTCGGCGCATACACACATGCTTTGAGTCGACTGTGGATATTCTACACCTGTGTTGCGGCGTTAGGTTGCTTGTTTAGCCTAGGAATTAAGAAGACAGAATTGAGCAAGAAGCATGAAGTCACAAGAACCGGTCTCGCGGAGCAGGAGCGTGCGAGACAGGAGCggctagaagcacagagggagaagaagaggttAAAAGCCGAGAAGAACGGGAACGGGAGCGAAATGAAACAGGAGGTTTAA
- a CDS encoding uncharacterized protein (EggNog:ENOG410PPPF~COG:K~BUSCO:8910at33183) translates to MAPTQRRGPWVPEEDQELLQLVRTQGPNNWVRISQHMKYRSPKQCRERFHQNLKPSLNHDPITPEEGLMIERMVNEMGKRWAEIARRLGNRSDNAVKNWWNGSMNRKKRRLAPTREPASRIFNGRVEPPYPRSPVSPQFRQAQLRDGQAPWLLTDCPQSARASIYIREDWPRERSSPVAHHRSLPPLFTPDSSSHIEHPLTSPCYSEVSTRTSAGPPSMISDHTSVASASPRTITSPSIPPIPVDIHPSYDERRRGSAPVVGFTSNQHHAYSSIAGAKSMEILAGSSPIRDWRSSTSDPHPHFRPHNPVPAYQHRPQSVPDTKTHSIMTQDRDARMGLNNLLN, encoded by the coding sequence ATGGCTCCCACACAGCGGAGAGGTCCCTGGGTCCCGGAAGAGGACCAAGAATTGCTCCAGCTGGTCCGCACCCAGGGCCCAAATAATTGGGTTCGAATCTCTCAGCATATGAAATATCGATCTCCAAAGCAGTGCAGGGAGCGCTTCCACCAGAACCTGAAGCCCTCGTTGAATCACGACCCCATCACTCCTGAAGAAGGATTGATGATCGAACGCATGGTGAACGAGATGGGCAAGCGGTGGGCGGAGATCGCCAGAAGACTGGGGAACCGAAGCGATAACGCCGTCAAGAACTGGTGGAACGGCAGCATGAACCGAAAGAAGAGACGGCTTGCTCCCACCCGAGAACCCGCTTCCCGAATATTCAATGGTCGAGTCGAGCCTCCTTACCCCAGGAGCCCCGTTAGCCCACAGTTCAGACAGGCACAGCTCCGTGACGGTCAGGCGCCGTGGCTGCTGACCGATTGCCCTCAAAGCGCTCGAGCCTCCATTTATATCCGTGAGGACTGGCCGAGAGAACGGTCCTCTCCAGTCGCACACCATCGATCTCTGCCGCCGCTATTCACCCCAGATTCTTCCTCGCACATCGAACATCCGCTCACTTCGCCCTGCTACTCAGAAGTATCTACCCGGACGTCTGCCGGTCCCCCGTCCATGATCTCAGATCACACATCCGTGGCTTCTGCCTCCCCCAGAACGATAACGTCCCCATCAATACCACCCATTCCCGTGGATATCCACCCAAGTTACGACGAGCGACGACGAGGTAGCGCACCCGTCGTCGGTTTCACATCAAACCAACACCATGCATACAGCTCCATTGCCGGAGCGAAGAGTATGGAGATCCTAGCCGGAAGCAGCCCAATTCGAGATTGGCGCAGCTCTACGAGCGACCCACATCCCCATTTCCGCCCTCACAACCCAGTTCCTGCGTATCAACATCGTCCTCAGTCGGTCCCCGATACGAAGACCCATTCCATCATGACACAAGATCGTGATGCGAGAATGGGCTTGAACAATTTACTCAATTAA